GAAGAAGAAAGATTCGATCCGATAAGTAGTTTCTTAGAAGGATTGTTTGATAATAGTGAACTATCGGTTCCTAGTGTGAAACGAGAACTACTCGAAAGCTTTCACTTCTTCGAAGACGTTTTCTTGAACGAATCAAGAACCGTATCAGTCTTTGATCACGAGATTGGAGACAAACATGAGGAAGAAAATCAAGCCTGGAAGAGTCTAATTACTTGCAAAGTACGTAAACGTGGTTCATTATAATCAATCTAATTGTAGATCTAATGTTGTGACTACTTTCAGAGAACCAGTGAAAAAACTAAAGACCTCGAAGATATTGAGTCATTACCGCCATTAAAAAGGCCTAGACTCGAGACACCAACACAATTTCCGAGCTTCAAAGTTAGTAACAAAAAATTTCAAGCACACAATTTTATAAAAATACTTTGAATTATTCCCTTTTTCTTGTCAAAGTTATATAGTTTCATTAGTATTAAAAGCATGTAAAGACAAAATTAGTTTGGCAATAAAACTATATATAAGTACTTAAGAAATATAAGTACCTGTTGTATACTGTATACATATAACTATTTTCTAATGTCTTTTAAATTTTATTCTGATAAACTATTTTGAATGAGAAGGTTCGTAAAGAGAAACTCGGAGATCGAATCACCGCGCTTCAGCAGTTAGTTTCACCCTTTGGCAAGGTTGGTGTCCTTCATCATCAGTTATAACTTGTATTAATATTTGAATTAATTAAGCACAGTTAAATAAGATTTATTAATTTTTTTTTTGAACACCGTTTATTAATTATTTCATTTGTTCATTTATTATAATAATTATTATTGATTTCTGATAATTTCTGCAGACAGACACTGCTTCTGTCCTCCATGATGCTATAGAGTACATCAAGTTTCTTCGAGAACAAATCACTGTAAGTTTAATTATCTCATAATATATAAACTATTTGTTAACAGTTAGACCAAGAAATACTATATGTTAGCTTTTATTTACTCTCATATAGAACCTAATTATTGTCGTATAATCATTTAAAACCTGTATAGGTCTCGAGTAATCCACAACTGAACTCTAAAGGATCTGGTGAACAGAAGCAGGTACTTAAGTTTTACGGTTAAACAACTCTATAATCTTATATTTTACGAAGTAGTTTATTTTTTGTTCTTTTGCTTTACTGACCATAATTTTTTTTTCTCAATTCTAGAGGTCATACAATGGTACTCATGCTGAAGACTCTAGTCCACGACAAGATCTTCGAAGCCGTGGTCTTTGTCTGATGCCGATTTCAAGTACTTTCTCCACCTCTCCGCTGCATTTTGGACTCATCTAAGTTCTGAAATTAAACTCTTATAATTCAAGACCCAAAATCTTGTTTTTAAACTCATTACTAAAAGTTTCTTGATCATTCTACTTTTTGAAAGCTAATTTACGATTAAAAAATAACTTTTCTTGTGGAGATGGAAGAAAGTTGATTTTGGATTTTTTTTACTAACTAAAATTGTGGTCAATGACTACTCGTAAGTAATCAATATGTTTGAAAATAAAAAAAAATGAAGATGAGGATAATTGTATAAAACAATCATTTTCAAAAAGTAATAATAATAGTATTTTCATGTATAACTTAAACTTCTGGTGTGAATGAGACAAATAAAATATTAAAAGATTAAATGTTGTTTTTGTGTTTGACCAAGAAGCCCAATAAATTTTTAAAATTGATACATTTATTATCTTATCAAGTTGTGAGATGTATATTTTGAGGATGATTAGAAATTTTGATTTATGATTATGTTCAGAAACTAATATTTAAGCGGAAAATAAAATGAAATGAGTTCTTTTTCATTTACTTCCTTTATAATAATAACAAATTTAGCCCAAAGATGAGTTTTTTTTTTTTTTTTGCTAAACTGTAAATATCATATATGAAAGAAAGATAATACAAAGTAGAATCTTATGTTTGTGTCATTTTGGCAAAAAGAAATAAAAAACAAGATAGGACATAAGTTCAAACAACAAGAGATCTTATCTCAACCACAAAATCATGAGTGTGTCGAAGTGCTTTATGTGTCTCCTTGCTGAGATGATGTTGCGAATCTCTTTGTCAATAGCATGGAAGACAGTTGCAGCAGGGACAGGTGACTGGTTATGGATCAGATTATTTCTCTGTTTCCATAAGTGATAGACAGTGGATTGAGTCGCCAGTTTCCTAAGGAGAATGAGCTTTGGTGGCGCACCTGTAATCCAAGATAACAGTTCTGCCCAGTTGGTAAACGTATGTGATGGTGGATGGCATCTTGCGAACACCCCTCCCCACACTTCTTTGCTGTACTCGCAGCCTAGAACAGATGATCTCTTGATTCTTCATAATTGGAGCAAAAAGGGCATAGAGGCGAGATCGCCATTCCCCACGCTGCCAGTCTTGCCCTCGTCGGTAGTCTATCATAATTTGCAGTCCACATGGTGAAGCTCAGCTTCGGTATGGCGCCTTTGAACCAGACCACGTCCACCCATGGTTTTATCGCTTGTCTCGGCCTTAGCACTTCCCATGTTGTGGAGGACCTGAAAACACGTAAAGGAGAGTCACCAGCAATCCATTCATATATGTCATCAACATCAGCAGATAAGGGGAGATTTATAGTAGAGAGATAGGCATGTAAATTCACTTCCCTCTGCGATCTAGGATGAGGAAGAGTCCAAACCGATCCAGCAGTTGCATCAACTACCGCCGCGTTCATTCTGACTCTTAGTGCTCTTGGACCTGACTGTCCGGTGTATGTAATTAACTGTCCAAGAGGCGTCCATGGGTCGAACCAGAAACTGGTAGAATTTCCATTTCCTAGCTTTGTTCGACAGAACTGGATCGCCAACGGCCGCAAATCTAGCAGTTTCCTCCAGGCCCATGAGTCAGTTGTTGATGCGTTGATTGACCAAAAAGATTGCCCGTTCAGGTGTATGTTCCAGTGCCAGTCCACCCAGAGCGAAGGAGCCTTTGACAGAAGTAACCAAATGAATTTCAAGCACAACACCCTGTTCCAGGACGAGAAGCTACGTAGCCCGAGACCCCCTTCATTTTTTGGCAGGCAGACCATAGTCCAAGCTACCTTAGCTATGCCTCTCCGCTCGTTGCTACCAGACCACAAGAAGCGAGAGCAGAGAGATTCTATGTTCATTATACAGGTCTTTGGTAGAATGAATGTTGAAGTCCAAAAATTGACTGTGCCAAAGATAACCGTCTTCAATAGCTGCAGTCTACCTGCGAAAGATAGCATCTTTGCTGACCATGAGTGGAGGCACGAATTGATCTTATTCATTAAAGGAGCATACTCAGAGACCTTCAACTTTCTGCTCATCAATGGAAGCCCGAGATACCTGATGGGGAGGTGACCAGAAGGAAAACCATAGCTAGTTATAGCAGCGGTTTCACTTTGGTCCAGTCCCGAGGTGAATAACTCTGTTTTAGTGGTGTTCATATGGAGGCCCGACCAGGAGGCAAAGTCGTCAAGGCATTCAGAGATCCCATGGAGGCTGTTGCTAGTCCCGTCGAAAAACACCATAACATCATCGGCGAACATGAGATGGGAGAGTTTTATCTCCTCCGTTCTAGGGTGATAGCCGATACAGCCAGATTCGTAGCGAGATAGTAGCAGACGTGAGAGACACTCCATAGCCAGCACAAACAAATAAGGGGATAAAGGATCCCCCTGACGAATCCCCTTGGTGCTCTTAAAAAACCCTCCTGAAACTCCATTTACTGATACAGAGAAGGTAGCTGTCGAAAGACATTCCTTAATAAGTCCAATGTATCTGTCCGGAATCGCCAGCGCACGAAGGGATGAGAGAATGAAATCCCATCGAACACAGTCAAAAGCTTTCCTTAGATCTACCTTCAGCATGCCCCTTGGAGAAAGAGACTGTGAGTTGTAGCCGTTAACGAGATCAGTTGCCAGGAGTACATTTTCTGCAAGGAGCCGGCCAGGCAGGAAAGCCGATTGTGCTTTAGAAATCATGAGAGGTAGTATCTCTTTAAGCCGCGAGGCCAGCAGCCTTGAGATAACTTTGTACACAGTGTTGAGGCACGAAATGGGTCTAAAGTCAGATGGCAGGGAAGCATTCGTCTTTTTAGGTATTAAAACCAGGTTCGCTGAGTTCCATTGTTTGAGCAGCTTCCCCGTCCTGAAGAATTCCATGATGGCAGCAGTTACTTCGAAACCAATAACCGACCAGGTTGCCGTGTAAAACTCAGCTGAGTAGCCATCAGGACCCCCTGATTTTTTTTTGGGCGAGGAGAAGAAAGCTTCCTTTATTTCCTCCGGCGAGAAGTTCTTATCAAATCCCGCAGCCTGAGCCTCAGAGCATTTAAAATCGAAGAGGAGGTCCAAATCACTCTGAACAAACATAGGCTGAGAAACCGGACTACCAAATAGCTCCGAGAAGTAATCAATACACAACTGTTGGATTCCTGCTTGCGAGTCTATGCGATCACCAGACTCAGATAATAGGAAGTGAATGTGATTCCAAGCTTGTCTTGATGCTGCATATCTGTGGAAAAGTGTGGAGTTACCATCCCCTAAGGCAAGCCAATTAATGCTGGACCTTTGAAAGAAGAAAGCTGCCTCAGCTGTGGACAATTCTTCCCAGTCATGCATCGCTGCAAGTTCAGCGGCGGCATTTATGGTTGTTGGGGAAGACAACATCACAGTTTGTGTCTGAATCAGTTTCTCAAGGGCCTGTGCAGTTTTCTTCTCAATGCCAGAGTAGTTCTGCTTGCTGAACTCCCTGATCACATTCTTTAGCAACTTGAGCTTCTTAGAAACTATGAATATCGCAGAGCCTGCAACATTAAAAGAGAACCAGCTAACACAAACAGTGGCAATGAAGTCCGGGTTCTGCAATATGAAATTGTAGAATTTAAAGGGTTTCTTAGATCTTATCTTGGTAGGCTCGAGCGTGACAATGATGGGAGCGTGATCAGAGAATTCAGGACTGCCAAAGAAAGCCACCGAAGAAGGGAACGTGTTGTACCATTCCTCATTTACAAGACACCTATCCAGTTTCTTGGCCAAGGGAGAGAGCTTACGTTTGTTCCACCATGTGAACGTAGTTCCTCTATAATTCAGATCCTCCAAACTCGCATCAGAAAGGCATTGGTTAAATTCTCTAATCCTCTTGTCCATGTTTAACGAAGGGGGTAAGGAGTGCTCGGATGGGTCTCGAATTTGGTTAAAATCACCTAC
This sequence is a window from Brassica oleracea var. oleracea cultivar TO1000 chromosome C1, BOL, whole genome shotgun sequence. Protein-coding genes within it:
- the LOC106302448 gene encoding transcription factor bHLH103 isoform X2, encoding MTEEFETVGIRTGPWWSFPNGMFSGLSQPHSTEISIDIGGFEWQNIDNIDAETYDKSYTSTLSSNTNLDSTSQVNAWNQYNHREEERFDPISSFLEGLFDNSELSVPSVKRELLESFHFFEDVFLNESRTVSVFDHEIGDKHEEENQAWKSLITCKRTSEKTKDLEDIESLPPLKRPRLETPTQFPSFKVRKEKLGDRITALQQLVSPFGKTDTASVLHDAIEYIKFLREQITVSSNPQLNSKGSGEQKQVLKSYNGTHAEDSSPRQDLRSRGLCLMPISSTFSTSPLHFGLI
- the LOC106302448 gene encoding transcription factor bHLH103 isoform X1 encodes the protein MTEEFETVGIRTGPWWSFPNGMFSGLSQPHSTEISIDIGGFEWQNIDNIDAETYDKSYTSTLSSNTNLDSTSQVNAWNQYNHREEERFDPISSFLEGLFDNSELSVPSVKRELLESFHFFEDVFLNESRTVSVFDHEIGDKHEEENQAWKSLITCKRTSEKTKDLEDIESLPPLKRPRLETPTQFPSFKVRKEKLGDRITALQQLVSPFGKTDTASVLHDAIEYIKFLREQITVSSNPQLNSKGSGEQKQRSYNGTHAEDSSPRQDLRSRGLCLMPISSTFSTSPLHFGLI